In Altererythrobacter rubellus, the following are encoded in one genomic region:
- a CDS encoding cyclase family protein, whose product MNTKNFQGGVLAGVLLAVAACSQAPTQDAPVAVGEPDPQLGMVTTITPGMTARAARLVTEGKTYALGVITGPDTVPYPGRSYSISVVGINEPMGSNKATAHDDRLETHVGIGSQIDGFGHIGRDGVHYGGVRREDIFSEDGLKALGIEHIPPIATRGIMLDMAKHFGVDRLAPMQGFGREEISAAAEAQGVTIEAGDIVLFHTGWLSMADEDPKAYIEQQPGINMDGAEYLAELGVVAIGADSSGLETQDFGEGRVFPVHQFLLVDAGVYILETMNTNDLAADGVHEFFFVLGQPRFAGSVQAVINPVAIR is encoded by the coding sequence ATGAATACGAAGAATTTCCAAGGCGGCGTGCTTGCCGGAGTACTTTTGGCGGTGGCTGCTTGCTCGCAAGCTCCAACGCAGGATGCTCCCGTCGCTGTTGGCGAACCTGATCCTCAGCTGGGCATGGTGACCACGATCACGCCGGGAATGACCGCGCGCGCTGCGCGATTGGTCACTGAAGGCAAAACCTATGCGCTGGGGGTGATCACCGGCCCTGACACAGTTCCTTATCCGGGGCGGAGCTATTCAATCAGTGTTGTAGGCATCAATGAGCCGATGGGTTCGAACAAAGCCACCGCGCATGATGACCGGCTCGAAACGCATGTCGGGATCGGCAGCCAGATCGACGGGTTCGGGCATATCGGGCGTGACGGAGTGCACTATGGAGGGGTCCGGCGTGAGGATATCTTTTCTGAAGATGGATTGAAGGCTCTAGGAATAGAGCACATTCCGCCCATCGCCACGCGCGGGATCATGCTCGATATGGCAAAGCATTTCGGCGTGGACCGGCTTGCTCCCATGCAGGGTTTCGGGCGCGAGGAGATTTCCGCCGCTGCCGAAGCGCAGGGTGTAACCATCGAAGCGGGCGATATTGTGCTGTTCCATACCGGATGGCTCTCGATGGCGGACGAAGACCCAAAAGCCTATATCGAGCAGCAGCCGGGCATAAATATGGACGGAGCGGAGTATCTTGCCGAACTGGGCGTTGTGGCCATCGGTGCGGATAGCTCAGGGCTTGAAACGCAGGACTTCGGCGAGGGCCGTGTCTTTCCTGTCCACCAATTCCTGTTGGTGGATGCCGGTGTCTACATTCTGGAGACCATGAATACGAACGATCTTGCAGCAGACGGTGTGCACGAGTTCTTCTTTGTACTGGGTCAGCCGCGATTTGCGGGATCAGTGCAAGCGGTGATCAATCCGGTGGCGATTAGGTAG
- the mgtE gene encoding magnesium transporter, protein MSDDARLEEEDLLTAEMPEEDGPHPDDRIDDERHDEENRLKPKYIRSVRDAFESGDNNAVYDLVEPLHPADVADLLELFDKDERGQLAAAITDLMSSEVVAELNDHVREDMMEALAPEAVATIVEQLETDDAVQLIEDLDEDDQQAILAEVDSEDRAAIESALAYPEETAGRLMSRHFVAVPEHMNVGGLIDYMRHEGDLAQEFYEVFVVDERHHPVGTCALSWVLTTPRHIKLTDVMKRDQTLIPVDTDQEEVALMFQKYNLISAAVVDESGRLVGQMTVDDIVHIISEEAGEDVLLLSGAGDGDINEPIREAFSSRVRWLIANLGTAVVASAIIAFFGAAIEKLVALAVLMPIVASIGGNAGTQTMAVAVRAIATNQLTRANTWKIVSRELRVALLNGVTIAVLIGIATAILFTPQLGTVIAVAMVINIIVSGMAGVLVPVMFERLDQDPAVASSVFVTMITDSMGFFAFLGLAVLAGLA, encoded by the coding sequence ATGTCCGATGATGCGCGCCTTGAAGAGGAAGACCTGCTGACGGCTGAAATGCCGGAAGAAGACGGCCCGCATCCTGACGACCGCATCGATGACGAGCGGCACGATGAAGAAAACCGGCTAAAACCCAAATATATCCGCAGCGTACGTGACGCATTTGAGTCGGGTGACAACAATGCCGTGTATGATCTGGTGGAGCCGCTTCACCCAGCTGACGTCGCCGACTTGCTGGAGCTGTTTGACAAGGATGAGCGCGGACAGCTCGCCGCTGCGATAACAGACTTGATGAGTTCTGAAGTGGTCGCCGAGCTGAACGACCACGTGCGCGAAGACATGATGGAAGCGCTCGCGCCTGAAGCGGTTGCGACCATTGTCGAGCAGCTCGAAACCGATGATGCGGTTCAGCTGATCGAGGATCTGGACGAAGACGATCAGCAAGCAATCCTTGCCGAGGTCGATTCCGAAGACCGCGCGGCGATTGAAAGCGCGCTCGCTTATCCGGAAGAAACCGCTGGCCGCTTGATGAGCCGGCACTTTGTGGCGGTACCGGAACATATGAATGTCGGCGGTCTGATCGACTATATGCGTCACGAAGGCGATCTGGCTCAGGAATTCTACGAAGTATTCGTCGTGGATGAACGGCACCATCCGGTTGGCACTTGCGCGCTAAGCTGGGTGCTGACCACGCCGCGTCACATCAAGCTGACCGATGTAATGAAACGCGATCAGACTCTGATCCCGGTCGATACCGATCAGGAAGAAGTCGCGCTGATGTTCCAGAAATACAATCTGATATCAGCCGCTGTGGTCGACGAGAGCGGGCGCCTGGTCGGGCAGATGACAGTGGACGACATCGTCCACATTATCTCCGAAGAAGCCGGTGAAGATGTGCTGCTGCTGTCGGGCGCGGGCGATGGCGATATTAACGAGCCGATCCGCGAAGCTTTTTCCAGCCGCGTGCGCTGGCTGATCGCGAACCTTGGCACAGCCGTGGTTGCCTCTGCCATCATCGCCTTCTTTGGTGCCGCGATCGAGAAACTGGTCGCACTCGCGGTGTTGATGCCGATCGTTGCCAGTATCGGCGGCAATGCCGGTACACAGACCATGGCTGTCGCTGTGCGCGCAATCGCGACCAATCAGCTGACGCGGGCCAACACTTGGAAAATCGTGAGCCGCGAATTGCGCGTTGCGTTGCTGAACGGTGTAACCATCGCTGTGCTGATCGGAATCGCAACCGCAATACTATTCACGCCTCAGCTAGGTACGGTGATCGCGGTTGCGATGGTGATCAATATCATCGTTTCCGGCATGGCCGGCGTTCTGGTGCCGGTGATGTTTGAACGTCTGGATCAGGACCCGGCTGTGGCATCATCAGTTTTCGTGACGATGATCACTGACAGCATGGGCTTTTTCGCCTTCCTTGGCCTGGCTGTCCTTGCTGGCCTTGCCTAA
- a CDS encoding peptidylprolyl isomerase: MAEKLTFTLESGDVVIKLRPDLAPGHVERITDLAQEGFYDGVVFHRVIPGFMAQGGDPTGTGMGGSDRPDLKAEFNAEPHVRGTCSMARTQVPDSANSQFFICFDDAHFLDGQYTVWGQVESGMELIDGLAVGEPPANPSKIVKATVS; the protein is encoded by the coding sequence ATGGCTGAGAAGCTGACATTTACCCTCGAATCCGGCGATGTTGTGATTAAATTGCGCCCCGATCTGGCACCGGGCCATGTTGAACGCATTACCGATCTGGCACAGGAAGGCTTTTACGATGGCGTGGTGTTCCACCGCGTGATTCCCGGCTTCATGGCGCAGGGCGGCGATCCGACCGGGACCGGCATGGGCGGCAGCGACCGTCCTGACCTGAAGGCGGAATTCAATGCAGAGCCGCACGTGCGCGGCACATGCTCTATGGCCCGCACGCAAGTTCCGGACAGCGCGAACAGCCAGTTCTTCATCTGTTTCGATGATGCGCATTTCCTTGATGGCCAATACACCGTTTGGGGCCAGGTCGAGAGCGGCATGGAATTGATCGATGGTTTGGCAGTGGGTGAACCACCAGCCAATCCGAGCAAAATCGTGAAAGCCACGGTTTCCTGA
- the miaB gene encoding tRNA (N6-isopentenyl adenosine(37)-C2)-methylthiotransferase MiaB, translating to MRPTETPKTYRVKSFGCQMNVYDGERMAELLTEKGITEAPEGKDADLVVLNTCHIREKAAEKIYSDIGRLTKGKTQKKAPMIAVAGCVAQAEGEEIMKRAPAVSMVVGPQAYHRLPEMLDRAVKGERATDTDMPAIAKFDSLPQRKRRSPTAFLTVQEGCDKFCTYCVVPYTRGAEISRPFNDLITEAQKLVEAGAREITLLGQNVNAWSAEDTKGHTVGLAGLIHALARIDGLERIRYTTSHPNDMDDALIAAHGEVDKLMPYLHLPVQSGNDRVLKAMNRSHTAESYLRLLERFREVRPDIALSGDFIVGFPGETEAEFEDTLKIVDEVRYSQAFSFKYSPRPGTPAATMENQLAKEVMDDRLKRLQARLNRDQHAFNQALVGKTCDVLVERKGKLDGQWLGKSPWLTSVWFEDDAQIGDMVTVEIVEGGPNSLMGKLKQPVFA from the coding sequence ATGAGACCGACAGAGACCCCCAAGACGTACCGCGTCAAAAGCTTCGGCTGCCAGATGAATGTCTATGATGGCGAACGCATGGCGGAACTGCTTACTGAAAAAGGCATTACTGAGGCACCCGAAGGCAAGGACGCCGATCTGGTGGTTCTTAACACTTGCCATATTCGCGAGAAAGCAGCGGAGAAGATCTATTCGGACATTGGCCGCCTGACCAAAGGCAAGACGCAGAAAAAAGCGCCGATGATTGCGGTCGCTGGCTGCGTGGCGCAGGCCGAAGGCGAAGAGATCATGAAGCGCGCGCCGGCAGTTTCCATGGTGGTTGGGCCGCAAGCCTATCATCGACTGCCTGAAATGCTGGACCGGGCAGTGAAGGGCGAACGCGCGACCGATACCGACATGCCTGCGATTGCGAAGTTTGACAGCTTGCCTCAGCGCAAGCGTCGCTCCCCCACCGCATTCCTCACGGTCCAGGAAGGCTGCGACAAGTTCTGTACCTATTGCGTGGTACCCTACACACGCGGTGCGGAAATCTCGCGTCCATTCAATGATCTGATCACTGAAGCGCAGAAACTGGTTGAAGCCGGCGCGCGCGAAATCACGTTGCTGGGGCAGAATGTGAATGCCTGGTCCGCAGAGGACACAAAGGGACACACAGTAGGTCTGGCGGGCCTTATCCATGCGCTAGCCAGGATCGATGGGCTCGAACGCATTCGTTATACAACAAGCCACCCCAATGACATGGATGATGCGCTGATCGCGGCGCATGGCGAAGTCGACAAGCTGATGCCCTATCTTCATCTGCCGGTGCAGTCGGGCAATGATCGCGTGCTGAAAGCGATGAACCGCAGCCACACCGCGGAAAGCTATTTGCGGCTGCTTGAGCGGTTCCGTGAAGTGCGCCCTGATATCGCGCTGTCAGGCGATTTCATCGTCGGATTCCCAGGGGAGACCGAGGCCGAGTTTGAAGACACGCTGAAGATCGTGGACGAGGTCCGCTATTCTCAGGCGTTCAGTTTTAAATACTCGCCGCGTCCCGGCACGCCCGCAGCTACGATGGAGAATCAGCTCGCCAAAGAGGTGATGGATGACCGGCTTAAGCGCTTGCAGGCGCGGCTTAATCGCGACCAGCATGCATTCAACCAAGCGCTGGTCGGCAAAACTTGCGACGTGCTGGTGGAGCGCAAGGGCAAGCTGGACGGCCAATGGCTGGGCAAGTCGCCCTGGCTTACCTCGGTCTGGTTCGAGGATGACGCCCAGATAGGGGATATGGTAACGGTTGAGATCGTTGAAGGCGGCCCCAATTCGTTGATGGGCAAGCTCAAGCAGCCGGTATTCGCCTGA